GGCTGCGGCGTGACGGTCGTATAGCCCACGGCGATGGGACGCAGTACGGCACGGTCGACTTTGTCGTTGAAGGTATAGACGCCCCGGTTGAAGCCTTCCCACGGATCGCGCGGATCCGGGTTCTGCACGGTGGCGCAGCCTGCCAGGCCCGCGCCTGCGGCGGCGATGGCGAAAATGCGAGTCAGGGTGTTCTTTTTCATTTGATCGTCTTTTTGCTGGGACAGCCTGTCGGCCGATCGCGTCCGTTCGTGCCGCGCCTCCCCTCTTCCCCTGGGCGCAGGCCTTTACGTTCGCATCGGTGCAAGAAAAATTCGGGTCAATGGGATTGCGGTTGAGCCTGCGGTTGCGCCGGCGGCGAGGATCCCCCTCCAGCGGGCGCGGATCCCTGCTTTTCCGCCGTGCCGTAAAGGAACTGGCTGATCAGGTTTTCCAGAACGACCGCGCTCTGGGTATAACGGATTTTGTCGCCATTCGCAAAGTCCGCGTCGTCGCCGCCCGCGGTCAGCCCGATGTATTGCTCGCCCAGGAGGCCGGCCGTCAGGATGGCCGCCGATGAATCCTTCGGGAATTTGAAATCCGAATCCAGGCTCAGGGTGACCACCGCCTGGAAGCTCTTGTCGTCGAAACGGATGTGGCTGACGCGGCCGACCACGACGCCGGCGCTCTTGACCGCCGCGCGCTCCTTCAGGCCGCCGATATTGTCGAACTGCGCCGTCACATCGTAGGTGGGCGCGAAGGAAAAGGCGCTGAGGTTGCCGGCGCGCAACGCCAGGAAGACCAGGGCCGCGGCGCCGAGCAGCACGAACAGGCCTACCCAGAAATCGGTTTTTTGACGTGACATGAGAAATCCGTATCAGTTGCCGAACATCAAGGCGGTGAGGAGGAAGTCCAGCGCCAGCACCGCCAGCGAACCCACCACCACGGTGCGGGTGGTGGCGCGGGCCACGCCTTCCGGCGTCGGCCTTGCCTGCCACCCTTCGTAGAGCGCCACCAGCGTCACCGCTACGCCGAAGACGATGCTTTTCAGCACCCCGTTGGCGACATCGTTCCATACATCGACGCCGCCCTGCATCTGCGACCAGAACGCGCCGGCATCAACCCCTATCATGACGACGCCGACCAGCCAGCCGCCCATGATGCCCACCATCGAGAATACGGCGGCCAGGATGGGCATGGCGATGATGCCGCCCCACAGTCGCGGCACCAGCACGCGGCGCATGGGGTCGACGGCCATGACTTCCATGGCGGCCAGTTGTTCGCCGGCCTTCATCAGGCCGATTTCCGCCGTGAGCGAGGTGCCGGCGCGGCCGGCGAACAGCAGCGCCGTCACCACCGGCCCCAGTTCGCGGACCAGCGACAGGGCGACCAGCAGGCCGAGCGATTCTTCCGAGCCATAGCGCCGCAGGGTGTAGTAACCCTGCAGGCCCAGCACGAAGCCGACGAACATGCCGGACACCGCGATGATGACCAGAGAATAATTGCCGATGAAGTGCACCTGCTGCGACACCAGGCGCGGGCGGCGCAGCGCGATGCCGCTCTTGGCCAGCAGCGCGCCGAAGAACCGGGTGAAGTAGCCGATGCCGCCGATCAGGTCGATGACCCAGCCGCCCAGGCGGCTGACCGGATTGGCGGAGCCGGCGCTGGAATCGCTCATGGCTTGCGTCCTTCTTGTCGGGCGAGCCAGCGGTCGAAGGCCGGCGTGTCCGGATAGTGGAAAGCCACCGGGCCGTCCGGCTCGCCGCCCAGGAACTGCCGGACGTAGGGATCGGTGGATGCCGACAAGGCGTCGGGCGCGCCGGAGGCCACCAGGCGGCCCTGTCCGACCAGGTAGACCTGGTCGGCGATGGCGAAGGATTCCTGCACGTCGTGCGTGATCAGCACGGATGCGCATTTCAGGCGGTCGGACAGGTCGCGGATCAGCCGCGCCGTGATGCCCATGGAAATGGGGTCGAGTCCCGCGAAGGGCTCGTCATACAGGATCAGCTCGGGTTCCAGCACGACGGCGCGCGCCAGGGCGACGCGCCGCGCCATGCCGCCGGAGATTTCCGCGACCTTCAGATGCGCGGCGGCGCGCAGGCCGACGGCATGCAGCTTGTCCAGTACGCGTTCGAGGATTTCCGCTTCGCCATAGCGGGTGTGCTCGCGCAGCGGGAAGGCGACGTTTTCGAATACGTCCAGGTCGGTGAACAGCGCGCCCTGCTGGAACAGCACGCCCATGCGCTTGCGCAGGCCTTCCAGTTCCGCCGGGGAAACCTGGCTCATGTCCTGGCCGAACACGCGCACCGTGCCGGCGCGCGCCCGCAGCTGGCCGGTGGCGGCCCGCAACATGGTTGTCTTGCCCGACCCGGAGCCGCCCATGACCGCGACCACCTGCCCGGCGGTGACGGTCATGGAAATGCCCTGCAGTACCGTGAAGTCCCCATATCCCAGGGAAACGTCGGTGAACTGCAAGGCGGAGCCGCGGCGGGTATCTGAGTCGGTCGGCATACGGTGGCAGGCTGGGAGAGGGACGGTCCGTCCCCGCGAGCCGTGCATTGTAGCCTGCCGCTACTGGTGCTTTCCCTGGTACCGATATGGTCTTTCGCGGCCGTTCAACGTAGCGCGACCAGGAAGACCAGCGCGCCGCCCCCCAGCAGCAGGAACGGGCTGACGCGCGTGCGCAACAGCAGAAGGGTCGAAGCGATGGCGACGACCCAGGCCCAGGCGCCGCCCTCCGCCGCCCGCAGGATGGTGCAGGAGGCGGCCAGGATCATGCCGGCGGCCACGGGCGCCAGGCCGGTCTCGATGGCGCGGATCCAGACGCGGCCCTTGTAGCGCTGCCACACATGGGCCAGGGCATAGATGAGCACGGTACTGGGTACGAAGATGGCGAACGAGGCCACCAGCGCGCCCAGGATGCCCTGGACCTGCCATCCGACCAGGGTGACCAGGAGCGAGCCGGGCCCGGGCGTGATGCGCGACAGCGCGAACAGGTCCAGGAACTGGGCGTCGTTCATCCAGCCATAGGCCTGCACCGCCTGGCGGTGGATGTCGGCCACCACGCTCTGTCCGCCGCCCACGGTCAGGAAGGACAGCGGCGCGAACACGGTGAACAGGTCCCAGAGCGCGGCGCCGCCGGTCATGATCGCCCCCCGGCGCGGCGCAGCCTGAGATACGCCAGCAGGATGGACAGGGGCGCGGCCACGCCCACCACCCACAGCAGCGGCAGGCCGGCCAGGAATATCGCGCCGAACACGCCGGCCATGATCAGGATGGGCACGGCGCCCGTGGCGGCCCGGTAGGCCGCGCGCAGGCCCATCTGCAGCGACAGGCCGACCGCGGCGGCGGCGACGCCGGCCAGCACCAGGTGCACGGTCGAGGAACGGGAAAGCTCGGCGAACAGCGCGGCCAGGAGGATGGCCACGGCCATGGGCGGGACGATCATGCCCAGCGCCGCCACGAAGGCGCCGCGGCCGCCCCGCAGGCGAAAGCCTATCCATATGGAGAGGTTCACCACGTTGACGCCGGGGAAGGCCTGGGCCAGCGCCAGGCCGCTCAGGAATTCCGTTTCCGACAGCCAGCGGCGCGCCTGGACGAATTCCCGCAGCATCCAGCCGCTCAGCCCGCCGCCGAAGCTGGTCAGGCCGATCTTGGCGAAAGCCGTGAAAATCTGGGCCAGGGTCGGCGCCTGGGCCGGCACGGCGATGTCGGAGGTAGCGGCGGGCGGGCGCACGATGCGGCGGTCGGTGAAGATTGAGCCGCAATCTTACCCGCGGCCAGTTGTCTTCCTACTTAACGGCCGGTGCGGGCCCGAATAAACCCCCGAGTCGCCCCATCCGGCTCCTCAGGCGCCGTCCAGGCTAGAACCGATAGCCGACGCCGATCGTCGCAACCCAGGGATTGATGCGCGCGGTGCCGATGCGCTCGCCGTCCAGCTTCACCTTGGACGAGATATCGATGTAGCGGATGTCGGCGTTCATGAACCAGCGTTCGCTGATCTTCACGTCCATGCCCAGCTGGGCGGCCACGCCCCAGGAATCCTGCAGCTTCAGGTCCGAGCCGCTGATGGCGCCTTCGCTCTTGGTGTCGAAGAAGTGGGTGTAATTCACCCCGACGCCGACATAGGGCTGGATGGTGCTGTCAGGCAGGAAGTGCCATTGCAGGCTCAAGGTGGGCGGCAACTGCTTGGTGGAGCCGATCTTGCCCAGTCCGCCGCTGCCGCGGATGTCGTGCTCGAAGGGCCAGGCGCCCAGCAGTTCGACGCCGATGTTGCGCGTGGCCATATAGGTCAGCGTGAAGCTGGGGCGCACGCTATTGCTGACGTCCAGGTCGACACCGCCGTTCAGGACGCTGCCGTTGTCGGACTTGGGGCGTACCTGCGTCACGCCGACCTTGAACAGCACGTCGCCGGCTTCGTGCGCGTACGTGGGCAGGGCGCAGGCGGCGGCAAGCAGGGCGGCAAGGGCGGCGGCGCGCGGGTGCGCGATGAGGGGGGACATGACGATTCTCCATATGTGTCATTTGGTGAATCGTCAGGTTCGCCGAGCGCTACCCGCGCCCGCTTGATCTGGGTCAACCAGCGGATGAGCAGCGCGCCCGTTGACCCACGTCAAAACGTGGCGCCGGAAACCCGCCTGTGCTCCCCGTGGCCCGGCGGGACCGCGATAGTCCACGACCCCCGGGTATGGTTTCTTGCCACCTCGCGGCCAAGATGCGTCACCATAACGGTTCTCCACATCCTTGAATCGTCCCGAGCCTGGTCATGTCACAGAAATCGGCGGATAGCGAAGCCGAGAGGCAGTCCCCTCCCCTGGAAAACCCCGCGACGGCGCATCGCCTCGATACCGCGCTCCTGATGGCGATGGCGGTCGCCTGCGGCGTCTTCGTCGCGAACGTGTATTTCAACCAGCCGATACTCGAGCTGCTGCAGCGGGCCTTCCCGCAATCCGTCGGCCTGGTGAACCTGGTTCCGACCGCGACCCAGCTGGGTTTCGCGTGCGGCCTGTTTTTCCTGGTGCCCTTGGGAGACCGGGTCGATCGGCGGAAATTGATCCTCGGTCAGGCAGCCTTGCTGATCGTGGCCCTGGTCTGCGTGGCAACGGCGCCGAATGTCTGGGCGCTCGTCGCCGCGTCAGCGGTGGTGGGCCTGTCGGCATCGGTCGCCCAGCAGATCGTCCCGTTCGCGGCCGAACTGGCGACCCCCGGGCGCCGTGGCCAGGTCGTCGGGACGGTAATGAGCGGCGTGCTTTGCGGGATGCTCCTGGGCCGGGCCTTTGGCGGCTTTGCCGGCGACCATTGGGGCTGGCGCGCGACCTTCTGGCTGGGCGCGATCACGACCGCCCTGGCGTGGCTGATGCTGTTGGCCAGGCTTCCGCACAGCGAGCCCAAGACGGACCACGGCTACTTTCGCCTGATGAAGTCGCTCATCGTGCTGTGGCGGGAAGAGCCCCTGCTGCGCCGGGCGACGTGCATCCAGGCCGCCTTGTTCGGGTCCTTCATCGGGCTATGGACCATCCTGGCCTTGCGGCTGCACCAGGCCTTTGGCCTGGGCGCCGATGTGGCGGGCCTCATGGGCGTGGTGGGCGCGGCGGGTATCCTGATCGCCCCGCTCGCTGGCCGCGTCGCCGATCGCCGCGGACCCCATGCCGTGATCGGGCTCGGCTGCCTGATCATGCTGCTGTCGTACGCGGTGCTCGGCTTCTGGGGCAGCCTCGTCGGCCTGGTCGCCGGCATCGTCCTGCTGGATTTCGGTGAACAGGCAGCGCTCATCTCCAACCAGCACGTGATCTATGCCCTGCGTCCCGAAGCCAGGAGCCGGCTCAACACCTTGTTCATGAGCGGCATGTTCGTCGGGGGCGCCGCCGGCTCGTGGGGCGCGGGCGTCAGTTGGCGGCTGGGCGGCTGGCCCGCCGCCAGCCTGTTCGGCGGTGCCCTGGTCCTGCTGGCCTTCATCCTGCATTTTTCCGGCAGGCTGGCCGCGAGGAGAAAGGCAGGAGCCTGAAGCGGAGAAAGGCCGGGGCCTGAAGCGCCCGGCCGGTCCCCCGCCAGGTTCAGCGCGGCAGGTCGCTGTCGCCCATCAGGAAGGCATCGACCGCGCGCGCGCATTGGCGGCCTTCGCGGATCGCCCAGACGACCAGCGACTGGCCGCGCCGCATGTCGCCGGCGGCGAAGACTTTCTCCACGCTGGTGCGGTAGTCGTCGGTGTTCGCGCGCACGTTGCCGCGCGCGTCGCGATCGACGCCGAAGGATTCCAGCACCTGCTGGCGCGGCGCCACGAAGCCCATGGCCAGCAGCACCAGGTCGGCCTTGACCTCGAACTCCGAGCCTTCGACTTCGCGCATCTTCATCTGGCCGGTGGCTTCGTCCTTCACCCATTCCACCCGGGCCGCGATCAGCTTGCGCACCACGCCTTTTTCGCCCACCAGCGACTTGGTCGTCACGGCCCAGTCGCGGTCGCAGCCTTCTTCATGCGAAGAGGACGTACGCAGCTTGGCGGGCCAGTACGGCCAGGTCATCGGCTTGTTTTCCGATTCCGGGGGCTGCGGCATCAGTTCGAACTGGGTCACCGAAACGGCGCCATGCCGGTTGCTGGTGCCCACGCAATCGGAGCCCGTATCGCCGCCGCCGATCACCACCACGTGCTTGCCCTTGGCCAGCGTCTGGTCCGTCAGGCGATCGCCCGCCACGGCCTTGTTCTGCTGGCGCAGGAAGTCCATGGCGTAGTACACGCCCTGCAGTTCGCGGCCGGGCACCGGCAGGTCGCGCGGCGTTTCCGAACCGCCGGCCATCACCACCGCGTCGAATTCCTCGCGCAGCGATT
This genomic interval from Bordetella genomosp. 8 contains the following:
- the mlaD gene encoding outer membrane lipid asymmetry maintenance protein MlaD; the protein is MSRQKTDFWVGLFVLLGAAALVFLALRAGNLSAFSFAPTYDVTAQFDNIGGLKERAAVKSAGVVVGRVSHIRFDDKSFQAVVTLSLDSDFKFPKDSSAAILTAGLLGEQYIGLTAGGDDADFANGDKIRYTQSAVVLENLISQFLYGTAEKQGSAPAGGGSSPPAQPQAQPQSH
- the mlaE gene encoding lipid asymmetry maintenance ABC transporter permease subunit MlaE, with the protein product MSDSSAGSANPVSRLGGWVIDLIGGIGYFTRFFGALLAKSGIALRRPRLVSQQVHFIGNYSLVIIAVSGMFVGFVLGLQGYYTLRRYGSEESLGLLVALSLVRELGPVVTALLFAGRAGTSLTAEIGLMKAGEQLAAMEVMAVDPMRRVLVPRLWGGIIAMPILAAVFSMVGIMGGWLVGVVMIGVDAGAFWSQMQGGVDVWNDVANGVLKSIVFGVAVTLVALYEGWQARPTPEGVARATTRTVVVGSLAVLALDFLLTALMFGN
- a CDS encoding ABC transporter ATP-binding protein, with the translated sequence MPTDSDTRRGSALQFTDVSLGYGDFTVLQGISMTVTAGQVVAVMGGSGSGKTTMLRAATGQLRARAGTVRVFGQDMSQVSPAELEGLRKRMGVLFQQGALFTDLDVFENVAFPLREHTRYGEAEILERVLDKLHAVGLRAAAHLKVAEISGGMARRVALARAVVLEPELILYDEPFAGLDPISMGITARLIRDLSDRLKCASVLITHDVQESFAIADQVYLVGQGRLVASGAPDALSASTDPYVRQFLGGEPDGPVAFHYPDTPAFDRWLARQEGRKP
- a CDS encoding chromate transporter — encoded protein: MTGGAALWDLFTVFAPLSFLTVGGGQSVVADIHRQAVQAYGWMNDAQFLDLFALSRITPGPGSLLVTLVGWQVQGILGALVASFAIFVPSTVLIYALAHVWQRYKGRVWIRAIETGLAPVAAGMILAASCTILRAAEGGAWAWVVAIASTLLLLRTRVSPFLLLGGGALVFLVALR
- a CDS encoding chromate transporter; translation: MRPPAATSDIAVPAQAPTLAQIFTAFAKIGLTSFGGGLSGWMLREFVQARRWLSETEFLSGLALAQAFPGVNVVNLSIWIGFRLRGGRGAFVAALGMIVPPMAVAILLAALFAELSRSSTVHLVLAGVAAAAVGLSLQMGLRAAYRAATGAVPILIMAGVFGAIFLAGLPLLWVVGVAAPLSILLAYLRLRRAGGRS
- a CDS encoding OmpW/AlkL family protein is translated as MSPLIAHPRAAALAALLAAACALPTYAHEAGDVLFKVGVTQVRPKSDNGSVLNGGVDLDVSNSVRPSFTLTYMATRNIGVELLGAWPFEHDIRGSGGLGKIGSTKQLPPTLSLQWHFLPDSTIQPYVGVGVNYTHFFDTKSEGAISGSDLKLQDSWGVAAQLGMDVKISERWFMNADIRYIDISSKVKLDGERIGTARINPWVATIGVGYRF
- a CDS encoding MFS transporter yields the protein MSQKSADSEAERQSPPLENPATAHRLDTALLMAMAVACGVFVANVYFNQPILELLQRAFPQSVGLVNLVPTATQLGFACGLFFLVPLGDRVDRRKLILGQAALLIVALVCVATAPNVWALVAASAVVGLSASVAQQIVPFAAELATPGRRGQVVGTVMSGVLCGMLLGRAFGGFAGDHWGWRATFWLGAITTALAWLMLLARLPHSEPKTDHGYFRLMKSLIVLWREEPLLRRATCIQAALFGSFIGLWTILALRLHQAFGLGADVAGLMGVVGAAGILIAPLAGRVADRRGPHAVIGLGCLIMLLSYAVLGFWGSLVGLVAGIVLLDFGEQAALISNQHVIYALRPEARSRLNTLFMSGMFVGGAAGSWGAGVSWRLGGWPAASLFGGALVLLAFILHFSGRLAARRKAGA
- a CDS encoding glutamate synthase subunit beta, with the translated sequence MGKITGFLEYQRLHEAHEAPSARLKTWREFVVRLDDEASKVQAARCMDCGIPFCNNGCPVNNIIPDWNDLVYRQEWRKALDVLHSTNNFPEFTGRICPAPCEAACTLNINNDAVGIKSIEHAIIDKGWEEGWVVPQPPSRKTGKKVAVVGSGPAGLACAQQLARAGHAVTVFEKSDRIGGLLRYGIPDFKLEKSQIDRRISQMEAEGVEFSPSTYIGNPADPAADGLTARTPESLREEFDAVVMAGGSETPRDLPVPGRELQGVYYAMDFLRQQNKAVAGDRLTDQTLAKGKHVVVIGGGDTGSDCVGTSNRHGAVSVTQFELMPQPPESENKPMTWPYWPAKLRTSSSHEEGCDRDWAVTTKSLVGEKGVVRKLIAARVEWVKDEATGQMKMREVEGSEFEVKADLVLLAMGFVAPRQQVLESFGVDRDARGNVRANTDDYRTSVEKVFAAGDMRRGQSLVVWAIREGRQCARAVDAFLMGDSDLPR